A genomic stretch from Telmatocola sphagniphila includes:
- a CDS encoding type IV pilus modification PilV family protein produces the protein MKLRSHRRSALSLTEVLVAIFILAIGLMALMALFPIGALQMAQAMKDDRTATAAANADRQFRLFWKYAWLNGNGGLNPESAVFTLQPGIAALDNRNSGVTPGYIVSNATATPAGQGAVLPAPNTVDPTTLTVPSMPVFLDPIGVALQQTINSNFWVAGLTGGGANASRYIARRDVLFPASNGTPQAISQQPFTRLNFCSLLDDFTFNDVGRAGNPNYSAGQPGYFPVKREGDYNYGWMIQRLKNNIRYEVNLNVVVFRRRPATDVANQEYIYGVSANGNLLPNTAGLAYTSNSNIVTLNYSGARPPIKRGTWIMNASQYAVTEHSGALNGPTVDQYLRQFADFYRVVSVQEATTATGGTMDIEIQTPLKPLPQPGQIPGTNNYARFTNGRTWQVLIVMDNVTEVFDRGTISAFGTPAP, from the coding sequence ATGAAACTGCGAAGTCATCGCCGATCCGCTCTCAGCCTCACCGAGGTTCTGGTGGCGATATTCATTTTGGCCATCGGCCTGATGGCTCTGATGGCGCTGTTCCCTATCGGCGCGCTCCAGATGGCCCAGGCCATGAAGGACGATCGCACCGCCACGGCCGCCGCTAATGCCGATCGACAGTTTCGCCTGTTCTGGAAGTACGCCTGGTTGAATGGCAATGGGGGATTGAATCCGGAATCCGCAGTCTTCACTCTTCAGCCGGGAATCGCTGCACTTGATAATCGCAATTCCGGCGTTACTCCCGGGTATATCGTATCGAACGCAACCGCTACCCCCGCCGGGCAGGGAGCAGTACTTCCTGCTCCTAACACCGTGGACCCCACGACACTGACGGTTCCCAGCATGCCGGTGTTTCTCGACCCAATTGGCGTGGCACTACAACAGACAATCAATTCGAACTTTTGGGTGGCCGGATTAACCGGAGGCGGTGCCAACGCTTCCCGCTATATTGCTCGACGGGATGTTTTATTCCCGGCTTCCAATGGCACACCTCAAGCGATCTCACAGCAGCCCTTCACTCGACTCAACTTCTGCAGCCTGCTAGACGATTTTACGTTCAACGATGTCGGCCGAGCCGGTAATCCGAATTATAGCGCAGGACAACCAGGTTACTTCCCTGTGAAGCGGGAAGGGGACTACAACTACGGCTGGATGATTCAACGCCTCAAAAATAATATCCGGTATGAAGTGAATCTCAACGTTGTGGTCTTCCGCCGTCGACCGGCCACTGATGTGGCCAATCAGGAATATATCTATGGGGTCTCTGCGAATGGAAATCTTCTGCCCAACACCGCCGGGCTTGCCTACACTTCGAACTCGAACATTGTGACTTTGAATTACAGCGGTGCCCGGCCTCCCATCAAGCGCGGCACTTGGATCATGAACGCTTCGCAATACGCCGTGACCGAGCATAGCGGTGCTCTGAATGGTCCGACAGTCGATCAATATCTGCGGCAGTTCGCCGATTTCTACCGGGTGGTTTCCGTTCAGGAAGCGACCACGGCCACAGGCGGCACGATGGATATCGAAATTCAAACTCCATTAAAACCTTTGCCTCAGCCAGGCCAGATTCCGGGCACGAATAATTACGCCCGGTTTACCAATGGCCGCACCTGGCAGGTTCTTATCGTGATGGACAACGTGACCGAAGTATTCGACCGGGGAACCATCTCGGCGTTCGGCACTCCCGCTCCTTGA